The genomic window ATTCATTGAGTTTTAAACTCACCAATGGACAGCAGAAGGTTATTGAGGAAATCACCCACGATTTGAGTCGACCAAAACCAATGAACCGCCTTCTTCAAGGTGATGTAGGATCCGGTAAAACAGTGGTGGCACTATATGCCCTGCTTATTGCGGTAGAAAATGATTATCAGGGGGCAATGATGGCGCCTACTGAAATTCTTGCCGAACAACATTACATAAATCATGCCCCAATCCTGGAAAAATTAGGTGTGAAATCAATTCTGCTTACGAGCAGTATTAAGGGTCATGCCCGTGAAGAGGCGATAAACCAGATTTCAAATGGTGAGGCAAAAATAATTTTTGGAACCCATGCTCTCATTGAAGAGGGGGTGAATTTCAAAAAACTCGGGCTGGCGATTATTGATGAACAACACCGCTTTGGTGTGATGCAACGGGCTGCGCTCGTTAACAAAGGGATCAATCCCCATTTCCTGGTTCTTTCAGCAACACCGATTCCCCGGACTCTGGCATTAACTCTTTATGGGGACTTGGATATCTCTACGCTTACTGAAAAACCCGCAGGTCGGGGTGAGGTAATTACCCGTTTGCATGGGGAAAGTGAAAAGGCGAAGGTTTATCAGTTTATCTACACCGAACTGTTGAAAGGGCGTCAGGCCTTTATTGTCTGTCCGATTATCGAAAAATCAGAGAAATTAGAACTGAAATCCGCTCAGGAAGTTTATGAAGAGGTGCGGAGTGTATTCTCTAATTTCAATGTCGGGTTAATCCATGGGCGCTTGGGAACTCAGGAAAGGATAAAGATAATGGCTGAATTTCGCGGTGGCAAAATAAACATCCTGGTTGCTACCACAGTGATTGAGGTAGGGGTAGATATTCCTAATGCTACGATAATGCTGATTTTACATCCCGAGAGATTTGGGCTGGCACAACTCCATCAATTAAGGGGAAGGATTGGTCGGGGTGCTGAAAAATCTTATTGTTTATTGATTCTCAATAAATTCGTTGCCCCGGAAACCTATGAACGTTTGCTTTTTTTTGAAAAAAATAACGACGGCTTTGCCCTTGCCCGCAAAGATATGCAACTCAGGGGACCGGGTGAGATTTTAGGTAAGCGCCAACATGGTTTACCAGATATAAAGATTGGGGACTTAGAACAAGACCAGGCTTTGCTATTTTTGGCCCGGGATGATGCCTTTGGGGTGGTGAACAAGGACCCGGAGATAAAATTGCCCGAGCACTGGCCCATAAGATGTTATCTCCGGGAATTTCAAAAAAAAGAAGAATTGTTGGGCATCGGCTAAGTAATCTTAATTTCGCTAATTTGAGAGACGAGATGGAAGTGACATTTGCTGATTTGAAAGGCAGCGTTATCCATGATTTTCCTTATCCCCGATCAAAAAGGAAGTGCCCTCATGCAGCACTTATTTCCCTCACGAATTCTGGGGGATGTCTCTTTCGTTGCCCAATGTGTTATGCCCGGGCATATCCCTGGTCAATGCCTGACCGGATTACTATCTATCAAAACTTACCAGCAAAATTAGAAGATGAAATCAAAAGATTAAAGATTGCTTTTCCTTTCTATTTAAGTCAGATAACCGACCCACTCCAACCCTACACACCATTACGTGACTTGACTTTCCGGATCATCAAGGTCCTTATGAAAAATAGATTGAGTTTTCGCATTGTGACCAAGTCTGCAGAAGGTTTACGCGCATTGATAAGAGCGATACCAGAATTGATTTCTTATCCTTACTGGCTTGTTGAGATGACGATAGAGGCGACTCCATCGAAACAGACAGTGACCAGTCCCTATGCCTCAAAGATAGAAGAACGATTAAAGATACTTAAATTTTTGAATGATTTGGGAGTTGAAACCGTCTGTCGGACCGATCCAACAATTTTAGGTTTTATGGAACGCGAAGACCTCCTCTGGATTCTTGAACAGGTCAAGAAAACCGGCACCAAACATATTATCGCTTCCACTGGTTATTATAATAAAATTGCCATGTCCAACCTTTTGCACCGGTTAGCGGCTACCAAATTCAAGACATCTATTCCGCACATCGTAAGATACTACAATTATGATCCCGATAAACCAGTCAAAAAGTTTATGGCACCCATCAACATTAGAAAGAAATTCCACACCTGGTTTAAAAAAGCAGTGGAGGCATACGGACTCACCTATGCTGTCTGTCAGGAACTGCCCCGAGATTATGATTCAAAAAATATTCCTAATTGCGAAGGAACGAAACGGAATCATGTCCATGTCCGAAGCAAAGAAGGTTTTTTACCGATAGCCTGTTCTGGAGATTGTCTCCGCCTTTGCCCCGATACGATAAATCCTCCCTGCGGGATGCCGATTTTGAAATATGAATACCCCTATAAAATCAAAACCCTCATGATGGCTTCGGTTTACCATGACCTATTTTCTAAATCAAATTAAACTGAAAAAGAATTATCTTTTGGAAATTAAAAAGGTAAATACTTGTGAATGAGAAAATAACTCAAAAGACTTTTACTGTACCCGGCGAATTAGAAGGTCGAAGGCTTGATTATCTTATCGCGCTTTTTAATACCTTACCGAGGAAAATCGCCCGGGAAATTGTAGAGAATGGATTGGTTCTCGTTAACGGAACACGCATCACCTTTCCGTCGAAAAAGTTAAAAAAGGGCGACCGGATAGTTATTCTGGATGTTGCAAAAGGGGCACCGTTAGGAGAACCAGAGATAATTTACGAAGATACAGAAGTGGTGGTGGTGAATAAACCACCGGGTTTTCTCACAGAAAAGAGTGGCACGGAAAAGGGCAGGACATTAAAAGAATTTCTGGAAATGCAAGGCAAATCTATTTATCCGGTGCACCGATTAGACCGGGAGACAAGCGGGGTAGTGTTATTTGGCCAGACAATTCAGGCAAGGGATTTTTTGATGACCGAATTTAAAATGCGTCGGGTTTATAAGACCTATCTCGCCGTTATTGAGGGTCGATTAAAGGCTAAATCAGGGGTTATAAAGGGATTGCTCCAAAGAACCGGAGAATATGCGGAAACCTACTACGAAGTGATGAAAGAGTTGAACGGAGCCACCCTTTTGAAATTGAAACCAAAGACCGGGCGGACCCATCAATTGCGGATTCAACTCGCCCAGCTTGGACATCCCATCATAGGTGACAAAAAGTATTATAATTTAGAAAAAACCAAAATATTTTTTACCCGCCAGGCTTTGCATGCATATAAGTTAAGTTTCACCCATCCTCGAACAAAAACATGGATGCATTTCACCGCACCCATTCCTGAGGATTTAAAAGAATTGATCAGCAGATTAAGCCGCTAACGTCCCTGTTCTTCTCTTTTCTTTTTTTCTTCAAGATTTTTTCTTACAATCTCTTCGCGTCTTTTCTTATCCGCAGCCTGGAGTATCTGCGTAATAATCCAACCAATGATCACCACGACCAGGATGAAAATGATTATTTTCATTATTCACGACTCCTTTTTCCAATTATATAAGAATCATAAAGAAAGTCAACGGCCAAAAATTTCGAGTCTCCCAGCTTTTGTTCAGATTATTTTTAGTTCTTAAATTGCAATTGATTTTCGATGTAGGTGCTGAGATTACTCCGCTTTTAGATAATCTGCAGAACCCTCTCCGGTTTTTCTTTCCGGCAGCATTGTCGTGAGAATTTAAAATCCGTGAACCTTTGCTTTGGCTACTCTTTTTTTAGAAAGGCTATTTTCTTTATTTTCCTGTAATCCCCTATTTCAAGTCTCAATAAATAAACACCTGCCGGGAGTTTGCGACTCAAATCATCATCACCATTCCAGAAAATACCGGATACTTGATTCGGGATAATCGATGCGGGATTAAAAGATTTTACAACCCGTCCGGAAATATCATAAATTCTTAGGGAAATTTCGGATTTCGGATTGCGAATTGCGAAATTATCTGAGATTTGGAATTTAATAATGCAGTGATTTTTGAATGGATTAGGAGAGACTTCTAATTTCGGATTTTGGATTGTGGATTGCGAAATTTTGGTTTCTTCAACTCCAGTATGTCTTTTGATATAAAAGACCGGCGGAGATGTGGAATCATATCTACCATTGCCTTTTACCACCAGCCAGAGTTTATTCCCCATATTACTCTGGGTATCAGGAACTATCCACTGGCAGATTGTATCTTGAGGCAAACCTTGATAGATTAGATGACAACCCAAAATTGGATGTGCCCAGTATAATCTCAATGAGTCAAGGACAATCGTCTCATCAAGTCTCCATCTTGTATAGACGGTATCATTAGCCCAGAATGTATCATACTGAACCGGACAGAACCAGGTGACAAAAGGTGTTTTTTCATAGATTCGGGTGTGATTGTTTCCGGAAATGATGATTTCATTGAGACTATTTCCATCTAAATCAAAGACCCTGACACTTGAACCGGTGGCATTGCCGGGCAAAGTCTGCCAGACATAGAAGGAGTCATTATAGTATCCATTTTCGTCGCTGTAGGCTTTGATAATTGCCACAGTATCGCTTGCCTCAAGGACAATTTCGGGTATACTATCGCCATCAATATCACCGGAGTCAGAGAAACCGCCAGCATACTCAAAATTACTGATGCTATAAAAGGTAAAATCTTTAATGATTTCATAAGTATTATTACTTGGTGCTTCAAAGATGAAACTCCTTACATACCCTGCATAAGTATATATGCTTTTGACTATGAATTCTAACTTCCCATCTCTGTCGAGATCCATAGTAGAAAAACAATCCGGTATAAAGGGTGGAAAAAGTTGAGCCTCATATATTTTTTCGTAAGTATTATTTGCGGGGCTCTCATAAATGTACATTCGTGTTCCACACACAACAAATTCAATTAGACTGTCTCGGTCAAAATCACCGAACGCTATAGTACTGGTTAGAGAAGTATTTGTATAAATTTGGCTGAATATTCTAATATAGTTATTATTACCGATACTTTCATAAATAGTTAAGACTTCGTAACCTTGTGGTGTTTCATTTTGTTTGCATGACAATATTTCCGGTAGACCATCGCGATCGACATCATAAGATAATATCGGAGCAGTAACTAAAGACATTACAGTATCCTGCCATACTTCACATCCCGGATAAGAAAATGAATCAGGTGATTCGAGAATGGCTACTATAGGGATAAATGGTGGAGAGGAGGAAAGACATGCGACTACAATCATATCAGAAAAACCATCTCTATCAAAATCTCCAATTTCCCAAATCTCAACCCCGCCATAACAAATAAATGAATCTACCTCCCATGTGCCACAACTATCCAATTCTTATATGTATCCGTAGTGATGACCGTACGAACGGGGGCGGAATA from candidate division WOR-3 bacterium includes these protein-coding regions:
- a CDS encoding RluA family pseudouridine synthase: MNEKITQKTFTVPGELEGRRLDYLIALFNTLPRKIAREIVENGLVLVNGTRITFPSKKLKKGDRIVILDVAKGAPLGEPEIIYEDTEVVVVNKPPGFLTEKSGTEKGRTLKEFLEMQGKSIYPVHRLDRETSGVVLFGQTIQARDFLMTEFKMRRVYKTYLAVIEGRLKAKSGVIKGLLQRTGEYAETYYEVMKELNGATLLKLKPKTGRTHQLRIQLAQLGHPIIGDKKYYNLEKTKIFFTRQALHAYKLSFTHPRTKTWMHFTAPIPEDLKELISRLSR
- the recG gene encoding ATP-dependent DNA helicase RecG, with the protein product MQKKQFLRLDSPIQYVKGIGPKRASYFKKINIENVKDLLFLVPRRYLDYSNVLKIKDLKINDEGTVIGQVHLIEIKKAQHRGEIVNLLLRDETGSVVVRWFNRPDLKSKFKIGDWLMVSGKVTFFYHKQFINPVYEIIGGEDNPPERTSGTIIPIYPLTEGLSIWDIRRAMNIALELCLEQVVETIPEYILHRNSLPGLKKALKDLHFPQNMEDAINARRRLVYDEFFFFELALARRRLKIKNQEGVPLERRGSLTDLFLNSLSFKLTNGQQKVIEEITHDLSRPKPMNRLLQGDVGSGKTVVALYALLIAVENDYQGAMMAPTEILAEQHYINHAPILEKLGVKSILLTSSIKGHAREEAINQISNGEAKIIFGTHALIEEGVNFKKLGLAIIDEQHRFGVMQRAALVNKGINPHFLVLSATPIPRTLALTLYGDLDISTLTEKPAGRGEVITRLHGESEKAKVYQFIYTELLKGRQAFIVCPIIEKSEKLELKSAQEVYEEVRSVFSNFNVGLIHGRLGTQERIKIMAEFRGGKINILVATTVIEVGVDIPNATIMLILHPERFGLAQLHQLRGRIGRGAEKSYCLLILNKFVAPETYERLLFFEKNNDGFALARKDMQLRGPGEILGKRQHGLPDIKIGDLEQDQALLFLARDDAFGVVNKDPEIKLPEHWPIRCYLREFQKKEELLGIG
- a CDS encoding radical SAM protein — translated: MEVTFADLKGSVIHDFPYPRSKRKCPHAALISLTNSGGCLFRCPMCYARAYPWSMPDRITIYQNLPAKLEDEIKRLKIAFPFYLSQITDPLQPYTPLRDLTFRIIKVLMKNRLSFRIVTKSAEGLRALIRAIPELISYPYWLVEMTIEATPSKQTVTSPYASKIEERLKILKFLNDLGVETVCRTDPTILGFMEREDLLWILEQVKKTGTKHIIASTGYYNKIAMSNLLHRLAATKFKTSIPHIVRYYNYDPDKPVKKFMAPINIRKKFHTWFKKAVEAYGLTYAVCQELPRDYDSKNIPNCEGTKRNHVHVRSKEGFLPIACSGDCLRLCPDTINPPCGMPILKYEYPYKIKTLMMASVYHDLFSKSN
- a CDS encoding T9SS type A sorting domain-containing protein, which gives rise to MIVVACLSSSPPFIPIVAILESPDSFSYPGCEVWQDTVMSLVTAPILSYDVDRDGLPEILSCKQNETPQGYEVLTIYESIGNNNYIRIFSQIYTNTSLTSTIAFGDFDRDSLIEFVVCGTRMYIYESPANNTYEKIYEAQLFPPFIPDCFSTMDLDRDGKLEFIVKSIYTYAGYVRSFIFEAPSNNTYEIIKDFTFYSISNFEYAGGFSDSGDIDGDSIPEIVLEASDTVAIIKAYSDENGYYNDSFYVWQTLPGNATGSSVRVFDLDGNSLNEIIISGNNHTRIYEKTPFVTWFCPVQYDTFWANDTVYTRWRLDETIVLDSLRLYWAHPILGCHLIYQGLPQDTICQWIVPDTQSNMGNKLWLVVKGNGRYDSTSPPVFYIKRHTGVEETKISQSTIQNPKLEVSPNPFKNHCIIKFQISDNFAIRNPKSEISLRIYDISGRVVKSFNPASIIPNQVSGIFWNGDDDLSRKLPAGVYLLRLEIGDYRKIKKIAFLKKE